The Equus quagga isolate Etosha38 chromosome 12, UCLA_HA_Equagga_1.0, whole genome shotgun sequence genome includes a region encoding these proteins:
- the FAM107B gene encoding protein FAM107B isoform X2 yields MRGGEGGRPGCEPVWMGNLPPTLALFSDHHSSWCHRAGQRIDNPFEDTNLKDAYLIPRSIMAEPDYIEDDNPELIRPQKLVNPVKMSRNHQDLHRELLMNQKRGLAPQNKPELQKVMEKRKRDQVIKQKEEAAQKKKSDFEIELLKRQQKLEQLELENQKLQEEQENAPEFVKVKGNLRRTGQEVAQAQES; encoded by the exons ATGAGAGGCGGGGAAGGTGGCCGTCCTGGGTGTGAGCCCGTTTGGATGGGGAACCTGCCTCCCACCCTTGCCCTGTTCTCCGATCACCATTCCAGCTGGTGCCATAGAGCTGGTCAGAGAATCG ACAACCCGTTTGAGGACACCAACCTGAAGGACGCCTATCTCATTCCGAGAAGCATCATGGCTGAGCCAGACTACATAGAAGATGACAATCCTGAACTAATTAGGCCTCAGAAACTAGTCAATCCTGTCAAAATGTCCCGGAACCATCAAGATCTTCACAGAGAGCTGCTCATGAATCAAAAAAG GGGTCTTGCCCCTCAGAATAAGCCAGAACTGCAGAAAgtgatggaaaagagaaaacgaGATCAAGTGATAaagcagaaggaggaagcagcacagaagaagaaatctgacTTTGAAATCGAACTATTAAAACGGCAGCAGAAGTTGGAGCAG CTGGAACTCGAGAATCAGAAATTGCAAGAAGAGCAGGAAAATGCGCCAGAGTTTGTGAAGGTCAAAGGGAATCTCAGGAGAACAGGCCAGGAAGTGGCCCAAGCCCAGGAGTCGTAG
- the FAM107B gene encoding protein FAM107B isoform X3 yields MAEPDYIEDDNPELIRPQKLVNPVKMSRNHQDLHRELLMNQKRGLAPQNKPELQKVMEKRKRDQVIKQKEEAAQKKKSDFEIELLKRQQKLEQLELENQKLQEEQENAPEFVKVKGNLRRTGQEVAQAQES; encoded by the exons ATGGCTGAGCCAGACTACATAGAAGATGACAATCCTGAACTAATTAGGCCTCAGAAACTAGTCAATCCTGTCAAAATGTCCCGGAACCATCAAGATCTTCACAGAGAGCTGCTCATGAATCAAAAAAG GGGTCTTGCCCCTCAGAATAAGCCAGAACTGCAGAAAgtgatggaaaagagaaaacgaGATCAAGTGATAaagcagaaggaggaagcagcacagaagaagaaatctgacTTTGAAATCGAACTATTAAAACGGCAGCAGAAGTTGGAGCAG CTGGAACTCGAGAATCAGAAATTGCAAGAAGAGCAGGAAAATGCGCCAGAGTTTGTGAAGGTCAAAGGGAATCTCAGGAGAACAGGCCAGGAAGTGGCCCAAGCCCAGGAGTCGTAG